A genomic segment from Sulfitobacter mediterraneus encodes:
- the msrA gene encoding peptide-methionine (S)-S-oxide reductase MsrA, translating into MTKLSNFKAIALAALIVIGICARAPHAYAAGTETLVVAGGCFWCVESDFESVKGVKEAVSGFAGGTTKNPTYKQVTSGGTGHYEVVQIQFDPAVVSRDTILSLFFRSIDPTDAGGQFCDRGPTYRSAIFANGPAQKAAAEKAKAEAQAALGQKVVTPILPAAPFYAADDYHQDYYKSSERLAFSSVGVGVKKAVAYKRYRKGCGRDKRVKQLWGANAPFVN; encoded by the coding sequence TCAAGGCCATTGCCCTAGCCGCATTGATCGTGATCGGCATTTGCGCCCGTGCCCCCCATGCTTATGCTGCTGGCACCGAAACGCTCGTGGTCGCTGGCGGCTGTTTCTGGTGCGTTGAATCAGACTTTGAATCTGTCAAAGGGGTCAAGGAAGCGGTGTCAGGTTTCGCTGGCGGCACAACCAAGAACCCTACCTACAAGCAGGTGACATCCGGCGGCACCGGTCATTACGAAGTGGTCCAGATCCAGTTCGACCCCGCGGTGGTCAGCCGTGATACGATCCTGTCGCTGTTTTTCCGATCCATCGATCCGACGGACGCGGGCGGGCAATTCTGTGACCGCGGTCCGACCTACCGTTCAGCAATCTTTGCCAATGGGCCCGCCCAGAAAGCCGCCGCTGAAAAGGCCAAGGCAGAGGCCCAGGCCGCATTGGGGCAAAAAGTCGTCACCCCGATCCTGCCCGCTGCACCATTCTATGCCGCCGATGATTATCATCAGGATTATTACAAAAGCAGTGAACGCCTCGCCTTCAGCAGCGTCGGAGTTGGTGTGAAAAAGGCGGTTGCATACAAACGGTATCGCAAGGGCTGTGGCCGTGACAAACGGGTCAAACAGCTGTGGGGTGCAAATGCGCCCTTCGTGAACTAG
- a CDS encoding ribokinase: protein MIWNLGSINADNFYRVPHLPEPGETLAATGFDRGLGGKGANMSVAAARAAARVVHIGAVGADGGWAKDRLLEYGVDTQHISEVDTPTGHANICVDPAGENSIVLYPGANHAITEQMIGAALAEASPGDFVLMQNETLGQKYAADTARTLGLRVAYAAAPFDTDVVAEMAALADLLILNEVEAAQLLAATGQELTDLPVDDVVVTLGGDGCRWVSNKVNVTQTYAAYPADPVDTTGAGDTFTGYLVAGLDRGMEMADAIDLAMRAGALMVARHGTADVIPDLKEILDHDFG, encoded by the coding sequence ATGATCTGGAACCTTGGTTCGATTAACGCGGACAACTTCTATCGTGTGCCGCATTTGCCTGAACCTGGGGAAACCCTTGCCGCGACCGGATTTGACCGGGGGCTTGGCGGCAAGGGCGCAAACATGTCGGTCGCAGCAGCGCGCGCTGCGGCGCGCGTGGTGCATATCGGCGCTGTCGGTGCCGATGGCGGATGGGCCAAGGACCGTTTGTTGGAATATGGCGTAGATACGCAGCATATCTCAGAGGTCGATACCCCCACAGGCCATGCCAATATCTGCGTCGATCCGGCGGGTGAAAACAGCATCGTTCTTTATCCGGGTGCCAATCATGCCATCACCGAACAGATGATCGGCGCGGCATTGGCAGAGGCATCGCCGGGGGATTTTGTTTTGATGCAGAACGAAACGCTGGGCCAGAAATATGCGGCAGATACAGCGCGTACCTTGGGGTTACGGGTGGCCTATGCCGCCGCGCCCTTTGATACCGATGTTGTAGCCGAAATGGCAGCACTGGCGGATCTACTGATCTTGAATGAAGTCGAGGCAGCGCAGTTGCTCGCGGCAACCGGGCAGGAATTGACCGATCTGCCGGTGGATGATGTTGTGGTCACGCTTGGCGGTGACGGATGCAGATGGGTCTCTAACAAGGTGAATGTCACACAGACCTATGCGGCTTACCCCGCCGATCCGGTTGATACGACCGGGGCGGGCGATACCTTTACCGGTTATCTAGTCGCCGGACTGGATCGCGGAATGGAGATGGCTGATGCAATTGATCTGGCGATGCGGGCCGGGGCGCTCATGGTGGCGCGGCACGGCACCGCAGATGTCATTCCGGACCTCAAAGAGATCCTGGATCACGACTTTGGCTAG
- a CDS encoding NADP-dependent malic enzyme: MTKNRITSEEALAFHLEPSPGKFEISATVPMTTQRDLSLAYSPGVAVPCEAIAEAPETAYDYTNKGNLVAVISNGTAVLGLGNLGALASKPVMEGKAVLFKRFADVNSIDIELDTEDTEAFINACKLMGPTFGGINLEDIKAPECFIIEQRLKEEMDIPVFHDDQHGTAVICAAGLLNALHISGKKIEDVKIVLNGAGAAGIACLELLKAMGAKHDNCIMCDTKGVIYQGRTEGMNQWKSAHAANTKLRTLEEAMKDADVFLGVSVKGAVTPDMVASMADNPVIFAMANPDPEITPEEAHEVRMDAIVATGRSDYPNQVNNVLGFPYLFRGALDIHARAINDEMKIACAHALANLAREDVPDEVAVAYGKTLSFGRDYIIPTPFDPRLIHRIPPAVARAGMDTGVARRPIIDMDAYELNLKSRMDPTANILRGINARARANQARMVFAEGDDPRVLRAAVMYQRAGLGKALVVGRPDDVKAKLESTGMGDAVRELEVVNAANTMHLDSYKDYLYGRLQRRGFDKKDIHRLAARDRHVFGALMLAHGHGDGLVTGATRKSAHVLERINHVFEANAEHGAAGFTALMHKGRIVFIADTLVHEWPDENDLANIAESGARVARHMGLEPRVAFVSFSTFGYPVSERAEKMHLAPNVLDARGVDFEYEGEMTVDVALNVAAQKSYPFSRLTGPANILVVPARHSASISVKLMQEMGGATVIGPILTGLDQSIQICSTNATANDISNMAILAACKVGK, from the coding sequence GTGACCAAAAACCGTATCACCTCAGAAGAAGCGCTTGCCTTCCACCTCGAACCCAGCCCCGGCAAGTTCGAGATCAGCGCAACCGTCCCGATGACCACCCAGCGCGATTTGAGCCTGGCCTATTCGCCCGGTGTTGCCGTGCCCTGCGAGGCCATCGCTGAAGCGCCTGAAACTGCTTATGATTATACCAACAAGGGCAACCTTGTGGCGGTGATCTCCAACGGGACAGCGGTTTTGGGCTTGGGCAATCTTGGGGCGCTGGCCTCCAAGCCGGTGATGGAAGGCAAGGCCGTCCTGTTCAAGCGTTTCGCTGATGTGAATTCCATCGATATTGAGCTGGATACCGAAGATACCGAGGCCTTTATCAACGCGTGCAAATTGATGGGACCCACCTTTGGTGGCATCAATCTTGAGGACATCAAGGCGCCGGAATGCTTTATCATTGAGCAGCGCCTGAAAGAAGAGATGGATATCCCTGTCTTTCACGATGATCAGCATGGCACTGCGGTGATCTGTGCGGCGGGACTGCTGAACGCTTTGCATATTTCCGGAAAAAAGATCGAAGATGTCAAAATCGTTCTGAACGGTGCCGGTGCAGCAGGTATTGCCTGTCTTGAGCTGCTCAAGGCGATGGGCGCAAAACATGACAATTGCATCATGTGTGACACCAAGGGTGTGATCTACCAGGGCCGTACCGAAGGTATGAACCAGTGGAAATCGGCGCATGCGGCAAACACCAAGCTGCGTACTTTGGAAGAGGCGATGAAAGACGCCGATGTGTTCCTCGGTGTGTCGGTCAAAGGTGCCGTGACCCCCGATATGGTGGCCAGCATGGCGGACAATCCGGTGATCTTTGCAATGGCAAACCCTGATCCGGAGATCACGCCCGAAGAGGCGCATGAGGTGCGCATGGACGCCATCGTGGCCACCGGGCGCAGTGATTATCCAAATCAGGTGAACAACGTTTTGGGCTTTCCCTATCTGTTCCGCGGAGCATTGGATATTCATGCCCGTGCGATCAACGACGAGATGAAGATCGCCTGTGCCCATGCGCTTGCCAATCTCGCACGCGAGGACGTGCCAGATGAGGTTGCCGTGGCTTACGGCAAGACTCTCAGCTTTGGTCGCGATTACATTATTCCAACGCCGTTTGATCCACGTCTTATTCACCGTATTCCGCCAGCGGTCGCACGGGCCGGCATGGATACCGGCGTGGCGCGGCGTCCGATTATCGACATGGACGCCTATGAATTGAACCTGAAATCCCGCATGGATCCGACCGCCAACATCTTGCGCGGCATAAACGCTCGCGCACGGGCCAATCAGGCGCGGATGGTCTTCGCCGAAGGGGATGATCCACGGGTCTTGCGGGCCGCGGTGATGTATCAGCGTGCGGGTCTCGGCAAAGCCTTGGTTGTAGGACGGCCTGATGATGTGAAGGCCAAGCTTGAATCCACCGGAATGGGGGATGCAGTCCGCGAGCTGGAGGTGGTGAACGCCGCGAACACCATGCATTTGGACAGCTACAAAGATTACCTTTATGGCCGGTTGCAACGGCGCGGATTTGACAAGAAAGACATCCATCGCCTCGCCGCCCGAGACCGTCATGTGTTTGGTGCATTGATGCTGGCGCATGGGCATGGCGATGGCCTTGTGACCGGTGCAACGCGCAAATCGGCGCATGTGCTTGAGCGGATTAACCATGTGTTTGAGGCAAATGCCGAACATGGCGCGGCAGGGTTTACCGCGCTGATGCACAAAGGGCGGATCGTGTTTATCGCCGATACACTGGTGCATGAATGGCCGGATGAAAACGATTTGGCCAATATCGCAGAAAGCGGCGCACGGGTTGCGCGGCATATGGGGCTGGAGCCGCGTGTGGCCTTCGTCAGCTTCTCTACCTTTGGCTATCCTGTGTCGGAGCGTGCGGAAAAAATGCACCTCGCACCGAACGTTCTGGACGCCCGCGGTGTCGATTTTGAGTACGAGGGCGAAATGACCGTCGATGTGGCGCTGAATGTTGCGGCACAAAAAAGCTATCCGTTCTCGCGGTTGACGGGGCCAGCGAATATTCTGGTTGTGCCGGCGCGGCACTCTGCCAGTATTTCGGTGAAATTGATGCAGGAAATGGGCGGTGCAACGGTGATCGGGCCAATCTTGACCGGCTTGGATCAGTCCATCCAGATTTGCTCGACCAACGCAACGGCCAATGACATCTCGAATATGGCGATTCTTGCGGCCTGTAAGGTCGGCAAATGA
- a CDS encoding glycosyltransferase 61 family protein has protein sequence MRNKIDLSLPPETLFHNPWSDPGFFLLKRPEFIWRPKERAIIEGFAVSEHAQINKKIRSFLTVTKRQKTFSKAIEYAAAPIYLEQASFRKSHIMVQDRMLLNGASGVRLINRFRWENEEAEIDSVDQVQTYLAGCQNENTEREIPSSLADLEPNTDVAIECRNTFNFYHFITESLSQLTVLDGHNFTGDVYFHFPNQEDKQRPFARAFVDALFPELAGRVFFERAPKEYDSVISTYDFLGGHYQAPRESVSGIGDFAPKPFVEGGGLTDVRGQAVLAMNCVSSPLIALRNRGLAAIEGQDFSYLPKRFFVGRDDRQSRARHMEGEDLLFDHLRLFDFEYVVFENLSPLEQVAIMAQAEVMISYHGAGFTNMLFANPDTYVIELGTLQTAQFRWGDFWPLANAAQCRYISFFADHNTENPLLEPNFSQDGIVPVRLGEAATAEIMAFVVTLLGHYPKLTKLAILIETATRALQAGAPEKAADLIDHHAEFLDRDAELCLIKADCHKELDEPKSELVALDLAYKADRSRWQTLVRMIWCANRCERPQVIRWALSRLERDFPERHENFVTAHNWVKYVT, from the coding sequence GTGCGCAACAAGATTGACCTGTCGTTGCCGCCAGAAACCTTGTTTCACAACCCCTGGAGCGATCCGGGGTTTTTTCTGCTGAAGAGGCCGGAATTTATCTGGCGACCCAAAGAGCGCGCCATCATCGAAGGATTTGCGGTAAGCGAACATGCGCAGATCAACAAGAAGATCCGATCATTCCTGACGGTCACCAAGCGGCAAAAGACCTTTAGCAAGGCGATCGAATACGCTGCCGCCCCGATTTATCTGGAGCAGGCGAGTTTTCGTAAATCCCACATCATGGTGCAGGACAGAATGTTGCTTAACGGCGCCTCCGGGGTGCGGTTGATCAACCGGTTTCGTTGGGAAAATGAAGAGGCTGAGATTGACAGCGTTGATCAGGTTCAGACCTATCTTGCAGGTTGTCAAAATGAGAACACGGAGCGTGAAATTCCGTCGAGTCTGGCCGATTTAGAGCCTAATACTGACGTTGCTATCGAATGCCGAAACACGTTCAACTTCTATCATTTTATCACCGAGTCTCTGTCACAGCTGACGGTTCTGGATGGGCATAACTTCACCGGAGATGTCTATTTCCATTTTCCGAACCAGGAAGACAAACAAAGACCCTTCGCCAGGGCTTTTGTGGATGCGTTGTTTCCTGAGCTCGCGGGGCGGGTGTTTTTTGAGCGGGCGCCGAAAGAATACGACAGCGTCATATCGACCTATGATTTTTTGGGTGGCCACTATCAGGCGCCACGTGAAAGCGTCAGTGGGATAGGTGATTTCGCGCCAAAACCGTTTGTTGAGGGGGGTGGTTTGACGGATGTGCGTGGTCAGGCGGTTCTGGCGATGAACTGCGTCAGTTCGCCACTGATTGCCCTGCGCAACCGCGGTTTGGCGGCGATCGAGGGGCAGGATTTTAGTTATTTGCCCAAGCGGTTCTTTGTGGGCCGCGATGATCGCCAAAGTCGAGCGCGGCACATGGAAGGTGAGGATCTGTTGTTTGATCATCTGCGCCTGTTTGATTTTGAATATGTTGTGTTTGAAAACCTGTCACCGCTAGAGCAGGTGGCGATCATGGCCCAGGCAGAAGTGATGATTTCCTATCATGGGGCCGGCTTTACCAACATGTTGTTTGCCAATCCTGATACCTATGTGATCGAGCTTGGGACATTGCAAACCGCGCAGTTTCGTTGGGGGGATTTCTGGCCTTTGGCGAACGCTGCGCAATGTCGTTACATCAGTTTTTTTGCAGACCACAACACAGAAAACCCTTTGTTAGAGCCGAACTTCAGTCAGGACGGCATTGTTCCCGTGCGTCTTGGTGAGGCTGCAACAGCGGAGATTATGGCCTTTGTCGTTACCTTGTTGGGGCATTATCCGAAATTGACCAAACTGGCGATTTTGATCGAAACCGCCACTCGTGCTTTGCAGGCAGGAGCGCCGGAGAAAGCGGCAGATCTTATTGACCATCATGCCGAATTTCTGGACCGCGACGCAGAGCTTTGCCTGATCAAGGCGGATTGCCACAAGGAACTGGATGAACCCAAGTCAGAATTGGTGGCGCTGGATTTGGCCTATAAGGCAGATCGCAGCCGTTGGCAGACCTTGGTGCGGATGATCTGGTGCGCGAACCGGTGTGAGCGCCCGCAAGTGATCCGATGGGCCCTATCCCGGCTTGAGCGCGATTTCCCTGAACGGCACGAGAATTTCGTTACCGCACATAACTGGGTCAAATACGTCACCTGA
- the mutS gene encoding DNA mismatch repair protein MutS: MMAQYLELKAGYADALLFYRMGDFYEMFFDDAVAAAEALDIALTKRGKHAGKDIPMCGVPVHAAEGYLLTLIRKGFRVAVCEQMESPAEAKKRGYKSVVKRDVVRLVTPGTLTEEALLEPRRHNYLAAFAEVRDVSALAWVDISTGAFHVMPLATVRLSPELARLTPSELIVSEAKEQEFADLVSDFGLALTGIARSAFDSTAAEKRICNLFGIATLDAFGSFSRAEVSAMGALIDYLEITQKGKLPLLRSPQKESEARSVQIDAATRRNLELTHSMTGGRAGSLLSIMDRTCTAGGARLLERRIASPSRSLETVINRLNAISFCTEHRRLVQDIRDHLRKVPDLDRALSRLSLDRGGPRDIAAIRNGLAEAEQLQNLISPSDLPDLLATAAKGLTGHADLVDLLDAALVAEPPLLARDGGFIAEGYDEELDASRKLRDEGRSVIAEMQQNFVSITGISTLKIKHNNVLGYFIETTATHADKMLAPPLSETFIHRQTTANQVRFTTVELSEMETKILNAGNHALEIEKRLFESLKAAILESAAQIGVTATALAEIDLASGLADLALAENWTRPKVDNSRAFDIKGGRHPVVERALAQQSGEPFIANDCDLSASDQDANIWLLTGPNMAGKSTFLRQNALIALMAQMGSFVPAASAHIGMISQLFSRVGASDDLARGRSTFMVEMVETAAILNQADDRALVILDEIGRGTATYDGLSIAWATLEHLHDVNKSRALFATHYHEMTALSGKLNGVDNATVAVKEWEGEVIFLHEVRKGAADRSYGVQVAQLAGLPDAVIARARVVLDALEKGEREGGATQKTLIDDLPLFSVSATPAPAPTQKSEVEEQLKTIMPDELTPREALDLLYKLKEAVKD; the protein is encoded by the coding sequence ATGATGGCGCAATATCTTGAGCTTAAGGCCGGATATGCCGACGCCCTGCTGTTCTACCGGATGGGCGATTTTTACGAGATGTTTTTTGATGATGCGGTCGCTGCCGCAGAGGCATTGGATATCGCGCTGACCAAACGCGGCAAACATGCGGGCAAGGATATCCCGATGTGCGGTGTCCCCGTTCATGCCGCCGAAGGGTACTTGCTCACGCTGATCCGCAAAGGGTTTCGCGTTGCGGTGTGCGAACAAATGGAAAGCCCGGCCGAGGCGAAGAAGCGCGGGTATAAATCGGTAGTCAAACGCGATGTTGTCCGCCTTGTCACCCCCGGCACCCTGACCGAAGAGGCCTTGCTCGAACCGCGCCGCCACAATTACCTTGCTGCATTTGCCGAGGTACGTGATGTATCGGCGCTGGCTTGGGTCGATATCTCTACCGGTGCCTTTCACGTCATGCCCTTGGCAACCGTTCGGTTGAGCCCGGAACTGGCCCGCCTCACCCCATCCGAATTGATCGTGTCCGAAGCCAAAGAGCAGGAATTTGCCGATTTAGTTTCTGATTTCGGCCTCGCTTTAACCGGGATCGCCCGCTCCGCCTTTGACAGCACCGCAGCCGAAAAACGCATCTGTAATCTGTTCGGCATTGCAACCCTTGATGCCTTCGGAAGCTTTTCCCGCGCCGAAGTTTCCGCAATGGGTGCATTGATCGATTATTTGGAGATCACTCAAAAAGGCAAACTGCCCCTCCTGCGCTCGCCCCAGAAGGAAAGCGAAGCCCGCAGCGTTCAGATTGACGCCGCTACCCGACGCAACCTGGAATTGACCCATAGCATGACAGGTGGTCGCGCTGGATCGCTTTTGTCGATCATGGATCGCACCTGTACCGCCGGCGGCGCGAGACTGCTGGAGCGCCGGATCGCAAGCCCCTCGCGGTCTTTAGAGACTGTTATCAACCGTCTTAATGCGATTTCCTTCTGCACCGAACACCGTCGCCTTGTTCAGGATATCCGTGATCATCTGCGCAAGGTGCCTGATCTTGACCGCGCCTTGTCTCGGCTTTCTCTGGATCGGGGTGGTCCGCGCGATATCGCCGCAATCCGCAATGGCCTCGCAGAGGCAGAACAACTCCAAAACCTGATCTCGCCATCTGATCTGCCAGATCTGCTTGCCACTGCGGCAAAAGGTTTGACCGGCCATGCCGATCTCGTTGACCTTTTGGATGCCGCGCTGGTTGCAGAGCCGCCGCTCCTGGCCCGCGATGGCGGATTCATCGCCGAAGGCTATGACGAAGAACTGGATGCTTCGCGCAAACTGCGCGATGAAGGGCGTTCTGTCATCGCAGAAATGCAACAGAATTTCGTCTCTATCACGGGCATCTCGACACTGAAGATCAAGCACAACAATGTGCTGGGATATTTTATTGAAACCACCGCAACCCATGCAGACAAGATGCTGGCGCCACCCCTGTCCGAGACCTTTATCCATCGTCAGACAACTGCAAATCAGGTACGCTTCACAACGGTAGAATTGTCCGAAATGGAGACAAAGATTCTCAATGCGGGGAACCACGCGCTTGAGATCGAGAAACGGCTATTTGAATCCCTCAAAGCCGCCATTCTTGAAAGCGCCGCGCAGATCGGTGTCACCGCAACCGCGCTGGCCGAGATTGATCTGGCCTCGGGCCTGGCCGATCTTGCGTTGGCGGAAAACTGGACACGCCCCAAGGTTGACAACAGCCGCGCCTTTGACATCAAGGGTGGTCGTCATCCCGTGGTGGAACGCGCCCTCGCCCAACAATCGGGTGAACCGTTTATCGCCAACGATTGTGACCTCAGCGCATCGGATCAGGATGCGAATATTTGGTTGCTGACCGGCCCCAATATGGCCGGTAAATCTACATTTCTGCGCCAGAACGCGCTGATCGCCCTGATGGCTCAAATGGGCAGCTTCGTCCCCGCCGCTTCTGCGCATATCGGCATGATCAGCCAGCTTTTCAGCCGGGTGGGTGCTTCGGATGACCTGGCGCGCGGCCGCTCCACATTTATGGTCGAAATGGTTGAAACCGCCGCGATTCTCAACCAAGCGGACGACCGCGCCTTGGTAATCCTCGATGAAATTGGTCGCGGCACAGCGACTTATGATGGGTTGTCGATCGCTTGGGCCACGCTTGAACATCTGCATGATGTGAACAAATCTCGGGCGCTCTTTGCCACCCATTATCACGAAATGACCGCCCTTTCCGGTAAATTGAACGGCGTTGATAACGCCACAGTCGCGGTGAAAGAATGGGAAGGCGAGGTGATCTTTCTGCACGAGGTGCGCAAGGGCGCGGCGGATCGATCTTATGGCGTACAAGTGGCGCAACTTGCCGGTTTGCCTGATGCGGTGATCGCCCGCGCCCGTGTTGTTCTTGATGCGCTGGAAAAAGGCGAACGCGAAGGTGGCGCAACCCAGAAAACCCTGATCGACGATCTACCACTTTTCTCGGTGAGCGCCACGCCGGCCCCTGCTCCGACCCAAAAGTCCGAGGTTGAAGAACAACTCAAGACGATCATGCCAGATGAGCTGACCCCGCGTGAGGCACTTGATCTGCTGTACAAACTAAAAGAGGCGGTCAAAGACTGA
- a CDS encoding nucleotide exchange factor GrpE — translation MAEPKENDFLDDIEQAMAEEFAEDAAEIDDEALELEQLRADRDQYKDRFMRALADAENARKRSDKDRREAENYGGSKLARDMLPVYDNMKRALEAATEEQRQVSGPLLEGVELTMRELLNVFKKHGIEVIAPEVGDKFDPQHHQAMFEAPVPGTKAGDIIQVAAEGFMLHDRLLRPAQVGVSSQPAG, via the coding sequence ATGGCAGAGCCTAAGGAAAACGATTTTCTCGACGATATTGAGCAAGCGATGGCAGAGGAATTTGCCGAGGACGCGGCCGAGATTGATGATGAAGCGCTGGAGCTTGAACAGCTTCGTGCAGACCGGGATCAATACAAAGACCGTTTCATGCGGGCGCTGGCCGATGCCGAGAATGCACGTAAGCGGTCTGACAAGGATCGCCGTGAGGCGGAGAACTATGGCGGGTCAAAGCTGGCCCGTGACATGCTGCCTGTTTACGACAATATGAAACGCGCCCTTGAGGCCGCCACAGAAGAGCAGCGGCAGGTGTCCGGCCCATTGCTTGAGGGTGTGGAGCTGACCATGCGCGAGCTGCTGAATGTGTTCAAGAAACACGGGATCGAAGTGATCGCGCCGGAAGTCGGCGATAAATTCGATCCGCAGCATCATCAGGCCATGTTCGAAGCGCCGGTGCCGGGCACCAAAGCGGGTGACATTATCCAGGTCGCGGCAGAAGGTTTCATGTTGCATGACCGCTTGCTTCGTCCCGCTCAGGTTGGGGTTTCGTCGCAACCTGCGGGATAA
- the hrcA gene encoding heat-inducible transcriptional repressor HrcA produces the protein MTETSDLLNEMNDRSREVFRRVVEGYLANGDPVGSRTLTRDFSEKVSAATIRNVMQDLEYLGVLGSPHVSAGRIPTQLGLRMFVDGMIELGDPTETDREKIDATLGDNASDVGGLLDRVGSALSGVTQGASLVMTPKHEAPIKHIEFVSLSQDRALVVLVFSDGHVENRLFTPPPGQTPSSMREAANFLNALVEGKTISELQKTIEREIAQRRQEIDVLARDMVESGLALWQGEDTNTERLIVRGRSNLLGTEAEAEDLERIRSLFDDLERKRDIAEFLDLAEGGEGVRIFIGSENKLFSLSGSSLVFSPYMNADRKVIGAVGVIGPTRLNYGRIVPIVNYTAQLVGKLVSDRS, from the coding sequence ATGACAGAGACCTCTGACCTACTCAACGAGATGAATGACCGATCCCGCGAAGTGTTTCGCCGGGTGGTCGAAGGATATCTGGCCAATGGTGATCCTGTCGGGTCACGAACCCTGACACGGGATTTCAGTGAAAAGGTCAGTGCGGCAACAATCCGGAACGTGATGCAGGATCTTGAGTACCTTGGTGTCTTGGGATCGCCGCACGTCAGCGCCGGGCGTATTCCTACACAACTGGGCCTGCGGATGTTCGTCGACGGGATGATCGAACTGGGTGATCCGACAGAGACCGACCGCGAAAAGATTGATGCAACCCTTGGCGACAATGCATCGGATGTTGGCGGTCTGCTTGATCGTGTTGGCTCTGCCTTGTCGGGAGTCACGCAAGGGGCGTCACTGGTTATGACGCCCAAGCACGAAGCCCCTATAAAACATATCGAATTTGTGTCCCTGTCGCAGGATCGGGCACTCGTTGTTCTGGTGTTTTCGGACGGTCATGTGGAAAATCGACTGTTCACGCCGCCCCCTGGGCAAACGCCGAGTTCCATGCGGGAGGCGGCAAATTTCCTCAATGCGCTGGTTGAAGGTAAAACCATCAGCGAGCTTCAAAAAACCATTGAGCGGGAGATCGCACAAAGGCGACAAGAGATTGATGTTCTGGCCCGCGACATGGTGGAAAGTGGTCTGGCACTGTGGCAAGGCGAGGATACCAACACGGAGCGTTTGATCGTCCGAGGTCGGTCGAATCTGCTGGGGACGGAAGCGGAAGCCGAGGATCTGGAACGTATTCGCAGCCTGTTTGATGATCTGGAACGTAAGCGTGACATCGCCGAATTTCTTGATTTGGCCGAGGGCGGCGAGGGTGTGCGCATTTTTATCGGCTCAGAAAACAAACTTTTCTCACTTTCGGGTTCCTCTCTGGTGTTTTCCCCTTATATGAACGCTGATCGAAAGGTGATTGGTGCGGTCGGCGTGATTGGCCCCACTCGCCTGAACTATGGACGTATCGTGCCGATTGTGAATTACACGGCACAGCTGGTCGGAAAACTGGTGTCTGATCGGAGTTAG
- the rph gene encoding ribonuclease PH, producing MRPSGRKLDEMRAVSVEVGFTKHAEGSALIKMGDTHVLCTATIEDRVPPFIKGSGLGWVTAEYGMLPRATNTRMRREATAGKQGGRTVEIQRLIGRSLRAGVDRVALGERQITVDCDVLQADGGTRCASITGGWIALRLAVNKLMKAGDVITDPLVDPVAAISCGIYAGQPVLDLDYPEDSEAGVDGNIIMTGSKRLIEVQMSAEGSTYSRDQMNQLMDLAEKGVSELVAIQKDVTA from the coding sequence ATGCGTCCCTCTGGCCGGAAACTTGATGAAATGCGTGCTGTCTCTGTTGAGGTAGGCTTTACCAAACATGCCGAAGGGTCGGCGCTGATCAAGATGGGGGATACCCATGTCTTGTGTACTGCAACCATCGAAGATCGCGTTCCGCCGTTTATCAAAGGTTCCGGTTTGGGTTGGGTCACCGCAGAATACGGCATGCTGCCCCGCGCCACCAACACCCGGATGCGCCGTGAGGCCACAGCGGGCAAGCAAGGCGGCCGCACTGTTGAAATTCAACGCCTGATTGGCCGGTCTTTGCGGGCAGGTGTTGATCGCGTTGCGCTGGGCGAACGTCAGATCACCGTGGATTGCGATGTTTTGCAGGCCGATGGCGGCACCCGCTGCGCGTCGATCACCGGCGGCTGGATTGCGCTGCGTCTTGCGGTCAACAAATTGATGAAGGCCGGCGATGTGATCACCGATCCGCTGGTTGATCCAGTCGCCGCAATCAGCTGCGGCATTTACGCGGGTCAGCCCGTGCTTGATCTCGATTATCCTGAAGATTCAGAAGCAGGGGTAGACGGCAACATCATCATGACCGGCTCAAAGCGATTGATCGAAGTTCAGATGAGCGCTGAGGGCTCCACTTACTCGCGCGATCAAATGAACCAATTGATGGACCTGGCCGAAAAAGGCGTGTCCGAACTCGTCGCGATCCAAAAGGACGTCACTGCGTGA